GCTGTTCGATGGCTTCCTGAAGAACTTCATTCGCCCGCTCCTCGTCCCCTTGGTCAAGGAGCGCCAGAGCTTCCGAAATGCGTTCTTCCGCAAATCCAGCCAGCAGCTCGGCCTCTTTCACTCCATCGAACGTCAGGGCCAACTGCACATTTTCCATCAGGTTTTTTACGAAGTAGAAGAAGTCACCCGGCAGAAGCGAAGGGTCTTCAGCAGCCGTTTCATCTTCTTCCACTGCTGGTTCTTCTGTCTCCTGCTCTGGTTCTTCTTCAATAAGCACTTCTTCCGTTTCCGTTGTTTCAGGTTCCACCGGCTGTTCGTGCTGATCTGCTTGAATCGGACTTGCCCCGACTGTAAACGTGAGTGCTGTCGTAATAATACCGGTTGCTAACACGTTGCGGACCTTAAGATTGATCACGGGTTTTGACATTTTTCCATTCCTCCAAAACAGTATTTTTGGTTCGGAGAATGTCGACATAACCCGTGTTCCCACAGGCTATTCTCCATTCTTCAGCGGTTCAGCCGCCCTAGTGACGCGCACCGTAGGCCTGGAACTTTGCGTATCCACCTTTCGATGGAGCTGCCTTTTTCAAATGAGAAGCGCTGGAAGCTATTCGGTTTCCGACTTCTTTATGTAAATATACCCTACATATAAGCCAAAAGATACATTTTTTTAATGGATAAAAACTAATTTTCCCGCCTTTGTTTCCACAATGAAAGTTAAGCATTTTGTGTTTAAAATCGGCGAATCGAAGACATCAAAAAAACCGCTCACCCTACCAGGGAGCGGGCACATCATCACTTCTTTTTCGGACAGGTGCCGCAATACTTGCCGGCACCCGCCCCTTCATAATGGAAGCAGCACGTCTGGCGAATCCGGATGCCGCCTTCCGGTTTTTCCCCGTGAAATTTCTGTAGCGGGTTCTTCCGTTCGCCGAACGCTTCTCCCGGCAGGCCGTCGATCAGCCAGCGGAAATCCGCCACCTTCCGAGCGCTGTCGACCGGTTCTTCCGCCATTCGCTTCTCATACAGCCAGTATACGTAAATGGCGACATTCTCCCATAACACCGGCCGCGGCACATTGCCGGCCTTCGATACCACCCGGACCAATTTCCCGATTTCAATGAACAGTTCCCAGGAAAATGCCCGGAACTCCTCTGTGTCAATCGGAGTTGTCTCCATGTCTTCAAGCAGTAAATACGGCAGCCATTTGCCATCCGCATTTTGCGGAACGAGTGCGCCTTCTATTGTATTCAGCCGGTGCCGATGGACTGTTGCGGTAAATAATGCCGGCACAGCAAGCAGATATCCGAGCCGTTTGACGAGCTGCGACGCCGCAACCCGGGTTTCACCGGTTTTGAAATCCGCTTTGATGCCATCAATGAATCCATCCAGAAAGGCCTCGTCCGTGAATTGTCGGAGGGGGAACCGCTTTTCTCCCGGCGTTTCCATTACGACACGGAAGTCGGAAAGCGTCCTGTGAAAGTATTTAACCGCTGGCAATGTCGGCACGGCGCATCCCGCCTTTCGCACGCTTTCCTTTGCTGAACGGAATGCACATCGGCGTCCCGGAGAACGGGTCGCATGCCACCTGACAGCGCAGTCCGAACACGGAATGGACAAGCTCCGGCGTGATAATTTCTTCCGGGTCCCCCTGACGGAACACTTTCTTATCGTGAATCGCAACGATATGATCCGCATAGCGGCAAGCCAGGTTCAGATCATGCAGCACCATGACAATCGTGCGCTGTTCGGTCTGATTCAGCTCAAACAGCAGATCGAGAATATCGATCTGATGCGTCATATCGAGATATGTCGTCGGCTCATCGAGCAGAATAATATCCGTATCCTGCGCAAGCGTCATCGCAATCCATGCGCGCTGGCGCTGACCGCCTGATAAGGAATCGACTTTCCGGTCGGCATATTCCGCCATGCCGGTCGCTTCCAGCGCATCGTTTACGGCTTTCTCGTCCGTTTTTGACCATTGCTGCAGCCAGCTCTGGTGCGGATAGCGCCCCTGTTTCACGAGCTGGAGAACCGTCAGCCCTTCCGGCGCCACAGATGACTGCGGCAAGATAGCGAGCTGACGTGCGATTTTCTTCGTCGCCATGCTGGAAATATCCCGGCCGTCGAGCACCACGCCACCTTCCTGCGGCTTCAAAAGCCGCGCCATCGACCGAAGCAGCGTCGATTTACCGCAGCCATTACTGCCGATGAACACGGTGATTTCACCTTTCGGAATCTTGAGATCGAGCGCTTCAATGATATTCTCTTCTCCATATCCCAATGTCAGTTTGCGCGTCGAAAGTGCCTCCATCTGTCATTCCCCTTTCTGTTCGTAGCGTCTTCCACTATTTATTCCGTGAACGGTACAGCAGATAAATGAAATACGGCGCCCCGATGGCAGCTGTGAACACGCCAGCCGGAATTTCAAGCGGCGCAAACGCTGTTCGGGCGATCAGGTCCGCAATCAGCACGATCATGCCGCCGATGAGTGCGGATACCGGCAGAAGTGCACCGAACGACGAGCCGACAAGCTGCCGGGCGATGTGCGGCGCCATAAGGCCGACGAAACCGATCCCGCCGGCGAACGCAACGGCACCTCCGGCGAGCGCACTGCTCAAAAACAGCAGCGTGAAGCGATCTTTCTGCACAGAACTCCCGGCGTTTACTGCGAGTTCCTCCCCGAACTCCTGCATGTTCAGCCGTCTGGCATAGAAAAACAGCACAATCGTCAACGTCAAAATCCACGGAATGACAGTCAGCACTTCATCCCAATTCGTGCCGTTGACACTGCCTGTGATCCAGATATTTGCGCGGGATGCGGTGAAAATGGGACCAAGCACCATCAGCATCGTCGTCATCGCCTGAACGGCGGCAGACAACCCGACACCGATCAGAACGAGCCGGACCGGGGCGACGCCGCTGCGCTTCCATGACAGGAGATAGACGAGAAAGCCCATTGCCACGGCCCCGATGAATGAGGCGAGCGGCAGCCACTGGATGCTGACGGTCAGCGTATTGCTCCGGTCACTGAACAGCGCAAGGAACGCCACGGTCGTGAACGATGCACCTGCTGTAATGCCGATGATATCAGGTGAAGCCAGCGGATTGCGGATGATGCCCTGCAGGATGGCACCGGACATCGCAAGGCCGGCACCAGCGAACACGGCAAGCAGGATACGCGGCATCCGGAATGACCAGACAACGAGACGTTCCATTTCAGTTCCGATGCCGAGAAGGGCCTGGATGACCCGGTGCGGTGCGATGGCGAGCTGGCCGATGCCGAGACTTACAATCATCATTAAGAGCAAGACGGCGACCAAACCCGTTACGATTTGCAAGGCGCGCCGATTCATCAGAAATGATGCTCGCCCCGTGCGAAAGATGAAATGCTTGCTCATTCGTTAATCCCCCTTCTCGCAATCCACACGAAGAAAGGAGCTCCGATGGCCGCTGTCATGACGCCGACAGGAACTTCCGCCGGCATGATAATGTACCGGGCACCGATATCCGCCGCAAGCAGCAGCAGTGCACCGAGAATCGCACTGTACGGGATGACCCAGCGGTAATCGATACCGACAAGCCAGCGGGCAATGTGCGGAATGATGATGCCGACAAATCCGATCGGCCCGGCTACTGCCACGGAACCGCCGGCGAGCAGGACGACGATCACTGCGCCGAACAGCTTAACGAATACCGTCCGCTGTCCAAGCCCGGTCGCCAGATCCTCCCCCATCGCCAGCACGTTCATCTGCCTGCCCATCAGCAATGCGAACAGAAGACCCGCTGCCAAGTACGGCAGTACAGCCAGCAGCAATTCAAGATCCCGGCCTTCAATCGAGCCGGCGAGCCAGAACAGCACCTGATCAAGCGCCCGCTCATCAAGTGTCAGCATGCCTTGGGTCAAGGAAGAGAACAAAGCCGCGACCGCTGCTCCGGCGAGTGTCAGCCTGATCGGCGTCAGCCCGTCACGCCCCATCGAGCCGCAAATATAGACAACCGCCGCTGCAAGCGCTGCACCAGTGAATGCAAGCCATGTAAAGGCGTTCAATGACGCCACGCCAAAAAAGGAAATGCCCAGAACAACAAAGAAGCTGGCCCCTGCGTTGATGCCGAAAATGCTTGGAGACGCCAGCGGATTTTTCGTGAGACCCTGCATGATGGTTCCTGCCACCGCTAAGCTCGCCCCCACTGCAGCTGCGATGAAAGCCCGCGGAATCCGGCTATCTCTTATAATGATATGTTCATTTGACTGATCAAACCGGTAGATGGAATCGATGACCATGCGCGACGACACATCGGTAAGGCCGAATATGATGCTCGCCCAGATCAGCACAAGCACAAGCAATAGTCCGGCTGCAATTCCGCCTATTCTGAATGGATTCGTTGAAATCATGGTGGCTGCCTTCCTTAATTCGTACTTGCAATTTTCTATAGTCAATTCTCATTTCAGACTAATGTAATTGATAATCATTGTCAATAAACTTCCTGAATGCTATCACTACAATAATTCATTTTTTGAAAAATGTTGACTTTTCTACTGAGAGCCATTATCATTTGTGATGAAATTGAAAATCATTATCAATGATTGAGGAGGAATTACATAATGCTGAAACACCCTGTACTGCTGCTCACTCTGCTCGCCTCCTTTGTGCTCACGCTGGCCGGATGCGGCGCGGAAGAAGAAGCAGCGGCACCTGAAACTGGAACGGAAGCTGAAACTGCCTATACAGTTGAACATGCAATGGGCTCCACCACAATCGAGGGTACCCCTGAAAAAGTTGTTGTCCTGACAAACCATGGTACGGAAGCACTGCTTTCAATGGGTATTACACCGGTCGGCGCCGTTCAATCCTGGACAGGCGACCCATGGTATGACCACATCACTGATGAAATGGAAGGCGTTGAAGTCGTCGGTACGGAAAGCGATATCTCCCTTGAAGCGATCGCCGCCCTCGATCCCGACCTTATCATCGGCAATAAAATGCGCCAGGAAGAGCATTACCAGGCGTTAACTGATATCGCTCCGACGGTTTTTGAAGAAACGCTGCGCGGCGACTGGAAAGTGAATTATGAATTGATCGCCCAAGCTGTGGGTCAGGAAGAAAAAGGCGCTGAAGTTCTCGCTGCCTATGACGAGCGCATTCGGAGTCTGAGCACTGAACTTGAAGAAGCCGGCAAACTCGATACAAAAGTTTCGATGGTACGGTTCATGCCGGATGATGTCCGCATCTACCATAAAGATTCCTTCTCGGGTATTATCCTTGATGAAATCGGACTCGCCCGCCCGGAATCCCAGGACGTCCCTGATTTCGCTGCCAAAGGGGTAACGAAAGAACGGGTGCCGGAGATGGACGGCGACGTCATCTTCTACTTCACGTATGA
Above is a genomic segment from Planococcus lenghuensis containing:
- a CDS encoding (2Fe-2S)-binding protein, which translates into the protein MPTLPAVKYFHRTLSDFRVVMETPGEKRFPLRQFTDEAFLDGFIDGIKADFKTGETRVAASQLVKRLGYLLAVPALFTATVHRHRLNTIEGALVPQNADGKWLPYLLLEDMETTPIDTEEFRAFSWELFIEIGKLVRVVSKAGNVPRPVLWENVAIYVYWLYEKRMAEEPVDSARKVADFRWLIDGLPGEAFGERKNPLQKFHGEKPEGGIRIRQTCCFHYEGAGAGKYCGTCPKKK
- a CDS encoding ABC transporter ATP-binding protein translates to MEALSTRKLTLGYGEENIIEALDLKIPKGEITVFIGSNGCGKSTLLRSMARLLKPQEGGVVLDGRDISSMATKKIARQLAILPQSSVAPEGLTVLQLVKQGRYPHQSWLQQWSKTDEKAVNDALEATGMAEYADRKVDSLSGGQRQRAWIAMTLAQDTDIILLDEPTTYLDMTHQIDILDLLFELNQTEQRTIVMVLHDLNLACRYADHIVAIHDKKVFRQGDPEEIITPELVHSVFGLRCQVACDPFSGTPMCIPFSKGKRAKGGMRRADIASG
- a CDS encoding FecCD family ABC transporter permease, with amino-acid sequence MSKHFIFRTGRASFLMNRRALQIVTGLVAVLLLMMIVSLGIGQLAIAPHRVIQALLGIGTEMERLVVWSFRMPRILLAVFAGAGLAMSGAILQGIIRNPLASPDIIGITAGASFTTVAFLALFSDRSNTLTVSIQWLPLASFIGAVAMGFLVYLLSWKRSGVAPVRLVLIGVGLSAAVQAMTTMLMVLGPIFTASRANIWITGSVNGTNWDEVLTVIPWILTLTIVLFFYARRLNMQEFGEELAVNAGSSVQKDRFTLLFLSSALAGGAVAFAGGIGFVGLMAPHIARQLVGSSFGALLPVSALIGGMIVLIADLIARTAFAPLEIPAGVFTAAIGAPYFIYLLYRSRNK
- a CDS encoding FecCD family ABC transporter permease; the protein is MISTNPFRIGGIAAGLLLVLVLIWASIIFGLTDVSSRMVIDSIYRFDQSNEHIIIRDSRIPRAFIAAAVGASLAVAGTIMQGLTKNPLASPSIFGINAGASFFVVLGISFFGVASLNAFTWLAFTGAALAAAVVYICGSMGRDGLTPIRLTLAGAAVAALFSSLTQGMLTLDERALDQVLFWLAGSIEGRDLELLLAVLPYLAAGLLFALLMGRQMNVLAMGEDLATGLGQRTVFVKLFGAVIVVLLAGGSVAVAGPIGFVGIIIPHIARWLVGIDYRWVIPYSAILGALLLLAADIGARYIIMPAEVPVGVMTAAIGAPFFVWIARRGINE
- a CDS encoding ABC transporter substrate-binding protein, encoding MLKHPVLLLTLLASFVLTLAGCGAEEEAAAPETGTEAETAYTVEHAMGSTTIEGTPEKVVVLTNHGTEALLSMGITPVGAVQSWTGDPWYDHITDEMEGVEVVGTESDISLEAIAALDPDLIIGNKMRQEEHYQALTDIAPTVFEETLRGDWKVNYELIAQAVGQEEKGAEVLAAYDERIRSLSTELEEAGKLDTKVSMVRFMPDDVRIYHKDSFSGIILDEIGLARPESQDVPDFAAKGVTKERVPEMDGDVIFYFTYEPAEGGGQQVEDEWINDPLWNNLEAVKAGNAYEVSDTIWNTAGGVKAANLMLDDLEAKLLSE